DNA sequence from the Streptomyces cinnabarinus genome:
TACGAGGAAGCGGAGTCGCTCCTCACCCGCAGCACCTCGGTCTTCGCCGGCTCCGCCCGGCACCTGCTCGTCAAGCGCGTACTCCAGCGCGCGGGGGAGGAGTTCGCCGATGTCACCGAACTGCCCCTCGCGGTCAGCGACCGCGCCGACTCCGCCCAGACCTCCGCGGTGACCTGGTCGGCCGCCGACACCGTCCTCGGTGAACTCGCCGACCCCGCGCACACACCCCCGCACGGCTCGTTCCGGCTGCTGCCCGAGCACCAGTGCGTCCGGCTGGAGATCACCGGTTCCGGCAAGCACCAGAAGGTCCAGTACGCCGTGGTGCGCAACCTGCGCGACGTCCGCGACGAGATCCGGCTGCGGGCCGACACCTACGTCGTGGCCTGCGGTGCCGTACCCACACCGCAGTTGCTGTTCGCCTCCGGCGTCACCCTGCCCGCGCTCGGCCGCTATCTCACCGAACAGCCCATGTCCTTCTGCCAGGTGGTGCTGGAGCAGCAGCACATGGACCACATCGAGGAGATCCTGCACAGCGGCGGCGACGCGGACCGGGCCGCCGCCGACCGCGTCGCCCGCTACCGCGCCGCCCAGCTCAAGCAGCTCCACGCCGGTGACAAGACCGCCGACCCGGTGCCCTTCCCGCCCTGTGAACGGGACCCGAACCTGGCCCTGTTGGTGACCGAGGCGCGCCCCTGGCACTGCCAGATCCACCGGGACGCCTTCACCTACGGCGCCGTACCGCCCAATGTGGACCCCCGGCTCATCGTGGACCTGCGCTGGTTCGGGATCTCCCGGCCCCGCCCGGAGAACAAGGTCACCTTCTCCCGGCGGCTCCGCGACACCTTCGACCTGCCGCAGCCCACCTTCTCCTTCCGCCTCGACGAGGCCGAACGCAAGGAGACGGACCGGATGAGCCGGCACATGATGCGCACCGCCGCCGCACTCGGCGGCTTCATGCCCGGCTCCGAGCCGGTGTTCCTCACCCCGGGCCTGCCGCTGCACATCGCGGGCACCACCCGGATGGGCCGCAGCGCGCTGGACAGCGTCGTCGACGAGTACTCCAAGGTGTGGCACATCGACAACCTCTATCTCGGCGGCAACGGCCTGCACCCCTTCGGCAACGCCTCCAACCCCACGCTCACCAGCGTCGCGATGGCGCTGCACGCGGTCGACACCATCGTCAAGGGCCACCCCGGACACTGACCCCCGCCCCGACCTATGGACGCCACCATGCCGGTTCACCCCACCCCGCGCCCGGACGGAATCCACCTGGGCATCACCCCCACCTGCTGGACCAACGACGACTTCCCGCTCATCGGCGACGACATCCCCATGGAGCAGTGCCTCAGCGAGATCGCGCTCGCCGGGTTCGAGGGGTGCAGCATCGGCCACACCTTCCCCACCGACCCTGACGCGCTGACCGCCGCCATGCATCTGCGCGGACTCAGCGTCAGCGAACCCTGGGTGAGCACGTACTTCACCGTGCCCGACGGCTCCGCGCGCACCGCCCGCGAACTGCTGAGGGTGCTGGAGTTCCTGAACCGCTTCAACGCCGACGGACCACCGGTGCGGACCACCACCATCGGTGTCGCCGAGTTCGGCCACTCCGTCCACCTCCAGCAACTCAGCCTGCGCAGCAACAAACCGGAGTTCACGGACGAGCAGTGGGCCGACCTCTGCGAGGGCCTGAACAAACTCGGCGAGATCATCGCGGGCCAGGGCTTCACCCTCGCCTACCACCCCCACATGGGCACCGGCGTCCAGACCGAGCGGGACGTCGACCGGCTGATGCGGGACACCGACCCCCGCCATGTCGGCCTGCTGATCGACACCGGCCATCTCACCTGGGCGGGCGCCGATCTGACGGCGCTGATGGAACGGCACCGGGACCGGATCGCGCATGTGCACCTGAAGAACGTCCGCGGTGGCGTCCGCGCCGACCGCACGCTGGCCGACGGCAGCTTCCGCGAGTACATCGAGGCCGGCATCTTCACCGTGCCCGGCGACAGCGACGGCGACATCGACTTCGACACCGTCCTGAAGGTCCTCGGCCCCGGCGAGGCCTACCGGGGCTGGCTGGTGGTCGAGGCCGAGCAGGACCCGCGGGGCGGTCACCCGCCGCTCTACTACGCGCAGACCGCCCACGCCTACCTGGCCCGGGCTCTCGACCCCAACTGACCCACAGACAACTGGAAGGCACCCCACCATGGGCGCAAGCACCCCCCTGAACCTCCGCGTCCCCCGCTTCACGCGCGAGGTCCTGGAGGACGACCTGAACGAGGGCTACTGGCTGGAGGCCCCCGACATCGACGGCGACACCCGCCCCGACCTGGTCGGCCACGGCCTCTACCTCGGCGAGCTGTACTGGTACCAGAACCCGGGCTGGCAGAAGCGCCTGGTCGCCGACGGCTTCCACATGCCGATCGGCGCCCACTACGGCGACATCTCCGGCAACGGCTTCCCCGACATCGTCGTCTGCTACGAGCTGTACGGCGCCCGCGGCCGGATCGACGACCCCGACCCCGACGGCGGGAAGATCGACTGGATCGAGAACACCGGCAAGTTCGACTCCGAGACCCGCTGGAAGCGCCACTTCATCGGCCGCCACACCGCCATGCACCGGATGCGCCTCGGCCACTTCACCCAGACCCGCAAACCGGAGCTGATGGCCCTGCCGACGGTGGGCGCCCACCACGTCCACGCCCTCGTACCCGTCGTGCTGTTCAGCCCGAACAACGACGTACGCCAGCCCTGGGACAAGCGCATCATCGACGATGCCCACTACCGCATGATCCACGGCGTGGAGATCCAGAAGAACCCGCTCCCGGGCAGCGAGCACCTCGACTCGATCCTGCTCGCCTCCGAGGAGGGCGTCACCTGGCTCCACTACGACGAGGTCCAGCAGCGCTTCACCACCACCCACATCGGCGACGGCGAGCACGAACGGTTCGACGCCACCGGGTTCAAGGGCAGCGGCGACGTCGGCGCCGGACGGATCGGCGACGACCCGCACGCGTACGTCGTGGCCACCGAGCCCTTCCACGGCAACACCGTGGCCGCCTACGTCAAGGAACGGCCCGGCACGCCGGTCGCCGAGGCGAGCTGGCGCCGCATCGTGCTGGACGTCTTCGGCGACCCCAACGAACTCGGCGAGGGCCCGAGCCATCAGATCGTCTGCGCCGACTTCGACAACGACGGCGACGACGAGTTCCTGGTCGCGCTGCGCGGACCGTACCCTTGGCAGGGCGTCTTCTACTACAAGTGCCTGGACGTCGAGGCCGGGGTGTTCGCCAAGTGGCGGGTGTCCTCGGACAGCGCCGCGCGGATCGCCCTTGGCGACTTCAACGGCGACGGGCGGCTCGACTTCGCCACCATCGCCTACAAGGTCGACAAGTACTTCCTCGCCGAGGACGCCAAACTCTGCCTGTTCCGCAATGACATCGAGGAAGCGGCCGTCCGGCCGTAGCGCCATGCGACACAACAGAGCGTGGTGGCCCTGGTTGATCGGCGCGGTCGGCGCCGCGGTGCTCGTCACGGTGGTGGCCCTCGTGGTCGGCTCGGGCGCGCAGGCGGCGGCGACCTCGCTGAGTGTGCTGATCTCGGCCACGGCCGGGCTGTTCAGCTGGTCCTGGCACCGGTCCCGGCCAGCCGCCCCGGCCACCCGGACCGAACTGGAACAGGCCGCGGAGGCGCTCGCCGCCATGGTGCGCCGCCAGTGGACCGAGGAGGCCGCCGCCCAAGGGCTGCTGGATCCCCACCCGTTGGCGGTCCGCTGGCGCAGCGGACAGACCGAGGCCGGGGACCACGTCCGGATGGTCGGCCGCACCCTGTCCGGCCGCAGCGACGACATCGCGTCCTTCGCCGCCGCCTTCCGCGCCCTGCCCCGCCGAAGACTCGTGGTCCTCGGCGACCCGGGCGCGGGCAAGACTGCGCTCGCGATCCTCCTCGTACGGGAGTTGCTGAGGGACCCCGAACCCGGCGAGCCGGTCCCCGTCCTGCTGGACCTCGCCCCGTGGAACCCGCGCCGCGAACCCCTGCTGGACTGGATGGCACGCCGCATCCACGAGGACTACCCGGCGCTGCGCAACCACGAGACGTACGGCCGGGACGCGGCCCGCAAACTCGTCGCCGAGGGACGGGTCCTGCCGGTCCTGGACGGCCTGGACGAACTCCCCGCCGAGCTGCGGCTGCGGGCGCTGGCCGCCGTCAACCACGCCATCGCCGTGCACGGTCCGCTGATCCTGACCTCACGGCAGGCCGAGTACCACCGCATGGTGACGGACACCGACGTCGTCACCGCCGCGGCGGTCGTGGTCGCGGAGCCGGTCGGGGCGGCGGACGTGGCCGAGTACCTGCGCAGTGCCGTGCCGCCCCGGCGCAGCGCCGCCTGGCAGCCGGTCCTCGACGAACTCACCGGACGGCCCGAAGGCCCCGTAGCGCAGGCCCTGTCGGTGCCGTTGAACGTCTGGCTCGCCCGCACCGTCTACGCCTCGCCCGGCAGCGACCCGGCCGAACTCATCCGCTCCACCGACGCCGACAGCCTCCAGCACCATCTGCTGGACGCGCTGGTCCCGGCGGTGTTCTCCGCGGAACCGACGGCTGGGGACCCCTCGGTGCCGGACGTGCGCCGTACCGCCGCCACCCGGTGGCGGCCCGAGGACGCCCGGACCTCGCTGAGCTTCCTCGCCGCCCACATCAAACGGCAGGGCACCGACGACATCGCCTGGTGGGAGCTGCACCGGGCACTGCGCCCCTCGCCGGCCGGCCCGCTGTCCGGACCGGTCGCCGGAGCGGTCGTCGGGCTCGGCGCGGGCTGCATGGTGGGCGACTACTTCCACTGGGCGCTCTCGCCGTTCGAGCGCTTCGTCGGCTTCCTCGTGATCACCCTCGCCACGGCCGTCGCCGCCACGGTCATGATCAGAATTGCCTACGTCGGAGGCGGCACCCGGCCGGCCCTGCGCGCCCGGCGTCCGGTCTCCGTGGAGATCCCGCGCCGACTGGGCGTCGCCGTCGCCGTACTGCTGCCGCTCGCCGTCGCGGTGGGCGCGGTGATCGAGCACTGGGCGAGGACCGCCGCCGGCACGGACATGGGCCTGGACATGGGCGTGGCCGCCTACACCGGGGTCAAGGCGGGCGCCGCCTGGATGCTGTTCATGGCGCTGCTGGCCCTCGGCGTGCTGTGCTGGGCGCTGCTGCGCCGCGGCGCCCTCTCGCGACCGCGCGCCCCGGGCCACCGCCGGGCCCAACTCCAGCGGATCCTGGTCTTCTTCGTGCTGTTCTGGCTGGGCGCCGAAATGGCGGGCTTCCTCGGCTATCTGTCGATCCGTCAGGTGGTCGGGCAGTCGATCACCGACGTCTCGATCCTCAACCCGGCCGAGACCGTCGCCTTCGTCAACCGGCGCGCGACCTTCCGCGCCTGTGTCTTCCTGCTGATCGCCGGGATCATGGCGGGACTCGACCTGCCGGGCGGCTCCTCCCGCCCCACCCGCCTGGAGTTCTCCGCGCCGCCGCGCGTGCTGGGCGCGATGCTCCCCGCCTGCCTCGGCCGAGGGCTGCTGTTCGGCATCGGACCGGCCTTCCTGCTCGCCGTCGTTACCCCGGCGTCCCCGACCATCTCCTGGTGGGAGCGGCTGGCGGCCGCCTTCGCCTTCGGCGCCTTCTTCGGCCTGCTGTTCGGCATGGGCCTCGCCGTGCTGCGGTGGGCCCGGATGCCGGCCGACCTCGAACAGGAGACCCCGCAGTCGACCCTGCGCGGGGACCGCACGGTGGCCGGTGCCCTGATGGTGCTCGCGCTGCTGCCCCCGCTGCTCAAGTGGATCATCACCACCGAGGGGCACCTGGCGCGCAGCGAGAACCTCGCCGTGCAGGGCGTCGGCCGCTGGCTGGAGACCCTGGAGGCGAATCTGGCGATGGGGCTCGCGGTGGGGCTGCTCGCGGTGTCGAGCACCGCCTGGTTCACCTACCGCGAGTCAGGACTGCGGCTGGCCGCGGCGAAGCGGCTGCCGCAGCACCCGTTGTCCTTCATGGAGGACGCCCGGCTGCTCAGCGTGTTGCGGCGGGTCGGGCCCGTCTACCAGTTCTGCCACGCCGAGTTCAAGGACCGGATCGTCTCGGGCGCCACCGCGGCCGGTGACATCACCCGACCGGGCGGCGCCCGCGTCTGACCACCTGTTCCGGCGGTGTTCCGGCGGCTACTCCGAGGCGTCCAGCCAAAGGCGGTTCTCCGCCTGGCGCTTGGCGACCTCGACCGGTGAAACCACCTTCATCTGAAGGGGATCACCGTCCTCCGGGACCTCTATCAGGGTCCCCTCGGGCACCAACATGCAGATGCCGCCGCACGGACACTTCTTCTTCGCGGCCCAGTCGTACTGTTGTTGACCCAGGTCGAGGATCTCCTTGACCGTCCACTTGCCGTCGTCCCGGTGCGGTACGTTCACGGTGACGCCCCCGGTGTCGATCGAGAAGCCGTTCTCCGCGGATGTCGTCATGGTCCACTCTCCTTGCGTGTGGGGGGGGGTGAAGTCCGCCTGAACTGGCGGCTCTTGGCCCACGCTAGGCCGCCTGCTCACCCCCCGCCACCGGAGCGGGACGCACCGTCACCGCAACGGCTCCCGGCGCGCCGCCTCCTCCGCGCACAGCACATCCACCACCGCGGCGGCCGTATGCGCCCGTTGGAGGTCCCCGTCGAACGCCCCGCTGCGCAGCATGGGCCAGCCCTCGGAGAACCGGGCCTGCACCCGCGCCGCCACCCGCAGCCGTCCCGTGCCGTCCCAGCGGTCGGCCAGCGTGAACTCGCCGAGCGGCGCCGGGGTTTCCGAGCGGTCGGCCCGGACCAGCGCCATTAGGTACTCGGCGCGGTCGAAGGCGTCCGAGACCGCCCGGTCGCTGTCCGCCGCAGGTTCGGCCAGCACCTCCCGCAGCCGCCCGCGCAGCCAGGTGCTGTGCGCCGTGTGCACGAGGCCGGGCGGATACGGCCGGTCCAGGAGCGCGTTGAGGGCCCCGTCGCCGCCGAGGACGTCCTCCGGGCGCAGCGCCAGCACCGCGGGCCGGGGCTCGGCCGCCGCCGGATCGGCCAGCACCGGCTCCAGCAGCAGCCGGCCGAACAACTCGTCCCGGCCCGCCAGAGCGGCGGCGCCACCGGCCGCGCACAGGGCGAGCAGCGCCGGGTACAGGCGCGGCCCGGCGCTGTCCCCGGGGACGTTCAGCAGCCGTTGCAGCGCCCGCACCCACACCGCCGTATGCGCCTCGGCCTCGTCGTGGAAGGCGCCCACCGCCAGCAGATGGAGCAAGGTGTCGCAGTCGCTCCGGTACCGCGCCAGCAGCTCCCGGTACGCCTCGGGCTCCGCGGGCCGTGCGCCGGGCGGATACCGGTCGCCGTCCGAGAGGCGCTCCACGACCCGCGTCGCCTCGGCGTCCACCAGCTCGTGCAGCGCGATCCGGCGCACCGGGTCCGGGAGCGCGCGCTTGAGACGGGCCACGGACAGCTCGCGCGTCGGCGCGGGCTCCGTCAGCCGGTCCAGGGCCTCGACCCGGTCCAGCAGACCGGGAAAGAACTCCTTCGCCGTCAGCCCCCGGACCACCACGGCACCGTGCCGGGCGACGAGTTCGGCGGCCCGGCCGTGCACGCCGTGCGAGGCGGCCCAGAAGAAGGGGTAACGGCGGGTGGCGCGGCGCTCGA
Encoded proteins:
- a CDS encoding SIR2 family protein, whose product is MTDPHDRPTAAAAVRGLDPLVSLSMCVHAGPGVYALLLGAGMSRDAGVPTGWEIVSDLVRRAAVAQGADEELAAADPEGWWARHGDGGPLGYSGLLEALGDTPAARHKLLRGYFEPGEEGLRRPGAAHHAVARLMARGWVRVVLTTNFDRLTEQALAAAGVQPQVVHGPDSLRGMTPLAHARATVVKLHGDLTDLEARNTEHELREYPAAWAGLVDQVLDEYGLIVCGWSAQWDHALSACFERRATRRYPFFWAASHGVHGRAAELVARHGAVVVRGLTAKEFFPGLLDRVEALDRLTEPAPTRELSVARLKRALPDPVRRIALHELVDAEATRVVERLSDGDRYPPGARPAEPEAYRELLARYRSDCDTLLHLLAVGAFHDEAEAHTAVWVRALQRLLNVPGDSAGPRLYPALLALCAAGGAAALAGRDELFGRLLLEPVLADPAAAEPRPAVLALRPEDVLGGDGALNALLDRPYPPGLVHTAHSTWLRGRLREVLAEPAADSDRAVSDAFDRAEYLMALVRADRSETPAPLGEFTLADRWDGTGRLRVAARVQARFSEGWPMLRSGAFDGDLQRAHTAAAVVDVLCAEEAARREPLR
- the iolE gene encoding myo-inosose-2 dehydratase produces the protein MPVHPTPRPDGIHLGITPTCWTNDDFPLIGDDIPMEQCLSEIALAGFEGCSIGHTFPTDPDALTAAMHLRGLSVSEPWVSTYFTVPDGSARTARELLRVLEFLNRFNADGPPVRTTTIGVAEFGHSVHLQQLSLRSNKPEFTDEQWADLCEGLNKLGEIIAGQGFTLAYHPHMGTGVQTERDVDRLMRDTDPRHVGLLIDTGHLTWAGADLTALMERHRDRIAHVHLKNVRGGVRADRTLADGSFREYIEAGIFTVPGDSDGDIDFDTVLKVLGPGEAYRGWLVVEAEQDPRGGHPPLYYAQTAHAYLARALDPN
- a CDS encoding NACHT domain-containing protein, whose amino-acid sequence is MRHNRAWWPWLIGAVGAAVLVTVVALVVGSGAQAAATSLSVLISATAGLFSWSWHRSRPAAPATRTELEQAAEALAAMVRRQWTEEAAAQGLLDPHPLAVRWRSGQTEAGDHVRMVGRTLSGRSDDIASFAAAFRALPRRRLVVLGDPGAGKTALAILLVRELLRDPEPGEPVPVLLDLAPWNPRREPLLDWMARRIHEDYPALRNHETYGRDAARKLVAEGRVLPVLDGLDELPAELRLRALAAVNHAIAVHGPLILTSRQAEYHRMVTDTDVVTAAAVVVAEPVGAADVAEYLRSAVPPRRSAAWQPVLDELTGRPEGPVAQALSVPLNVWLARTVYASPGSDPAELIRSTDADSLQHHLLDALVPAVFSAEPTAGDPSVPDVRRTAATRWRPEDARTSLSFLAAHIKRQGTDDIAWWELHRALRPSPAGPLSGPVAGAVVGLGAGCMVGDYFHWALSPFERFVGFLVITLATAVAATVMIRIAYVGGGTRPALRARRPVSVEIPRRLGVAVAVLLPLAVAVGAVIEHWARTAAGTDMGLDMGVAAYTGVKAGAAWMLFMALLALGVLCWALLRRGALSRPRAPGHRRAQLQRILVFFVLFWLGAEMAGFLGYLSIRQVVGQSITDVSILNPAETVAFVNRRATFRACVFLLIAGIMAGLDLPGGSSRPTRLEFSAPPRVLGAMLPACLGRGLLFGIGPAFLLAVVTPASPTISWWERLAAAFAFGAFFGLLFGMGLAVLRWARMPADLEQETPQSTLRGDRTVAGALMVLALLPPLLKWIITTEGHLARSENLAVQGVGRWLETLEANLAMGLAVGLLAVSSTAWFTYRESGLRLAAAKRLPQHPLSFMEDARLLSVLRRVGPVYQFCHAEFKDRIVSGATAAGDITRPGGARV
- a CDS encoding GMC oxidoreductase produces the protein MNDSAVPVPHEADVLIIGSGPVGCAFARKLVDAGKNVLMIDAGAQLSRRYGEHLKNSYLFQRNIDLFVSVIKGNLLPLSTATNREPVLTLDPSAFSYDPDKYAGFSMRNQNPEQRGHLNLPAAAATYAVGGMATHWTCAVPRFHPEVERRHAGEDYPIDDKAMDRLYEEAESLLTRSTSVFAGSARHLLVKRVLQRAGEEFADVTELPLAVSDRADSAQTSAVTWSAADTVLGELADPAHTPPHGSFRLLPEHQCVRLEITGSGKHQKVQYAVVRNLRDVRDEIRLRADTYVVACGAVPTPQLLFASGVTLPALGRYLTEQPMSFCQVVLEQQHMDHIEEILHSGGDADRAAADRVARYRAAQLKQLHAGDKTADPVPFPPCERDPNLALLVTEARPWHCQIHRDAFTYGAVPPNVDPRLIVDLRWFGISRPRPENKVTFSRRLRDTFDLPQPTFSFRLDEAERKETDRMSRHMMRTAAALGGFMPGSEPVFLTPGLPLHIAGTTRMGRSALDSVVDEYSKVWHIDNLYLGGNGLHPFGNASNPTLTSVAMALHAVDTIVKGHPGH
- a CDS encoding FG-GAP repeat domain-containing protein; this encodes MGASTPLNLRVPRFTREVLEDDLNEGYWLEAPDIDGDTRPDLVGHGLYLGELYWYQNPGWQKRLVADGFHMPIGAHYGDISGNGFPDIVVCYELYGARGRIDDPDPDGGKIDWIENTGKFDSETRWKRHFIGRHTAMHRMRLGHFTQTRKPELMALPTVGAHHVHALVPVVLFSPNNDVRQPWDKRIIDDAHYRMIHGVEIQKNPLPGSEHLDSILLASEEGVTWLHYDEVQQRFTTTHIGDGEHERFDATGFKGSGDVGAGRIGDDPHAYVVATEPFHGNTVAAYVKERPGTPVAEASWRRIVLDVFGDPNELGEGPSHQIVCADFDNDGDDEFLVALRGPYPWQGVFYYKCLDVEAGVFAKWRVSSDSAARIALGDFNGDGRLDFATIAYKVDKYFLAEDAKLCLFRNDIEEAAVRP